In Streptomyces sp. 840.1, one DNA window encodes the following:
- a CDS encoding endo alpha-1,4 polygalactosaminidase, whose protein sequence is MRERLAARVTGGPAVLPVTVLILLAVLAGCTSAPESAGAAAPSAGDRWQPEPGTDWQWQLSGRLDTTVDAPVYDIDGFDHDADQVAGLHRKGRKVICYLSTGAWEEFRPDADDFPAAVLGKSNGWAGERWLDIRRTDVLEPLMETRIAMCAKKGFDAVEPDNMDGYRNRSGFPLTAADQLRYNRIVARTAHRHGLAVGLKNDLPQIPQLVGDFDFAVNEQCAQYEECEELTPFVKAGKAVFHVEYELPVARFCADSRRLGLSSLLKKYELGVWRRGCPAAGA, encoded by the coding sequence ATGCGCGAGCGGCTGGCCGCAAGAGTGACCGGGGGGCCGGCGGTGCTGCCGGTCACCGTACTGATTCTGCTGGCGGTGCTGGCCGGCTGCACCTCGGCGCCGGAATCCGCCGGGGCCGCCGCCCCGTCCGCCGGGGACCGCTGGCAGCCCGAACCGGGCACCGACTGGCAGTGGCAGCTGTCCGGCCGGCTGGACACCACCGTGGACGCCCCGGTGTACGACATCGACGGCTTCGACCACGACGCGGACCAGGTGGCCGGCCTGCACCGCAAGGGGCGCAAGGTGATCTGCTACCTCTCCACCGGCGCCTGGGAGGAGTTCCGCCCGGACGCGGACGACTTCCCGGCGGCGGTCCTCGGCAAAAGCAACGGCTGGGCGGGGGAGCGGTGGCTCGACATCCGCCGCACCGACGTGCTGGAGCCGCTGATGGAGACCCGGATCGCGATGTGCGCGAAGAAGGGCTTCGACGCGGTGGAACCCGACAACATGGACGGCTACCGCAACCGGTCCGGCTTCCCGCTCACCGCCGCCGACCAGCTGCGCTACAACCGGATCGTCGCCCGCACCGCGCACCGCCACGGCCTCGCCGTCGGCCTGAAGAACGACCTCCCGCAGATTCCCCAGCTGGTGGGGGACTTCGACTTCGCGGTGAACGAGCAGTGCGCCCAGTACGAGGAGTGCGAGGAGCTCACCCCGTTCGTGAAGGCGGGCAAGGCGGTCTTCCACGTGGAGTACGAGTTGCCCGTGGCACGGTTCTGCGCGGACTCCCGGCGGCTGGGGCTCAGCTCGCTGCTCAAGAAGTACGAGCTCGGCGTCTGGCGCCGGGGGTGCCCGGCGGCCGGGGCCTGA
- a CDS encoding adenosylcobinamide-GDP ribazoletransferase, translating into MTSLNSHGIRFAFGTLTVIPVRVTRWDREAARTGMLCAPLAGLAVGVLAAVPGSLLLLCGSGALLAAVASAAVPAALTRGLHLDGLADTADGLGSGKPAEDALRIMKQSDIGPFGVITLLFVLLAQVAVLQQLYAQSWVRGAAAAAVAAVVARLALTLASRRGVPAARPEGLGAAVAGTVPVRGAVAAALVTVAACAGAGASFGGYGALRYGLAALAALAVAQLLLRHCVRRFGGVTGDVFGALAETAATVTLVGLALG; encoded by the coding sequence GTGACCTCCCTGAACAGCCACGGCATACGTTTCGCCTTCGGCACCCTCACCGTCATCCCCGTCCGCGTCACCCGCTGGGACCGCGAGGCGGCGCGGACGGGGATGCTGTGCGCCCCGCTGGCCGGTCTGGCCGTGGGGGTCCTCGCGGCGGTGCCGGGCAGCCTGCTGCTGCTGTGCGGCTCGGGGGCGCTGCTCGCCGCCGTGGCCAGCGCGGCGGTGCCGGCCGCCCTGACCAGGGGGCTGCACCTGGACGGTCTCGCGGACACGGCCGACGGGCTCGGGAGCGGGAAACCGGCCGAGGACGCGCTGCGGATCATGAAGCAGTCCGACATTGGGCCATTCGGTGTGATCACCCTGCTGTTCGTGCTCCTCGCGCAGGTGGCGGTCCTTCAGCAGCTGTACGCGCAGAGCTGGGTACGGGGCGCGGCCGCCGCCGCCGTGGCCGCCGTCGTCGCCCGGCTCGCCCTCACGCTGGCCTCCCGACGCGGGGTCCCGGCGGCCCGCCCGGAGGGGCTGGGCGCCGCGGTGGCCGGCACGGTCCCGGTCCGGGGCGCGGTGGCGGCCGCGTTGGTGACGGTGGCGGCGTGCGCGGGCGCGGGAGCGTCGTTCGGCGGGTACGGGGCGCTGCGGTACGGTCTGGCCGCCCTGGCCGCTCTCGCGGTCGCCCAGCTGCTCCTGCGGCACTGCGTGCGGCGCTTCGGCGGGGTGACCGGCGACGTGTTCGGGGCACTGGCCGAGACGGCGGCGACCGTGACGCTGGTGGGGCTGGCGCTCGGCTGA